One Vicugna pacos chromosome X, VicPac4, whole genome shotgun sequence DNA window includes the following coding sequences:
- the CDK16 gene encoding cyclin-dependent kinase 16 isoform X1, whose translation MWGWCQRNMASFGRGRGRVSGPEVLGKPRARQVAGSISASAVENTCCEALCSHSEAAPIEASTSSVRPFPSASHPSRSTQVAMDRMKKIKRQLSMTLRGGRGVDKTNGAPEQIGLDESGGGGSDLGEAPTRAAPGEPRSGRGPLSSAPEIVHEDLKMGSDGESDQASATSSDEVQSPVRVRMRNHPPRKISTEDINKRLSLPADIRLPEGYLEKLTLNSPIFDKPLSRRLRRVSLSEIGFGKLETYIKLDKLGEGTYATVYKGKSKLTDNLVALKEIRLEHEEGAPCTAIREVSLLKDLKHANIVTLHDIIHTEKSLTLVFEYLDKDLKQYLDDCGNVINMHNVKLFLFQLLRGLAYCHRQKVLHRDLKPQNLLINERGELKLADFGLARAKSIPTKTYSNEVVTLWYRPPDILLGSTDYSTQIDMWGVGCIFYEMATGRPLFPGSTVEEQLHFIFRILGTPTEETWPGILSNEEFKTYNYPKYRAEALLSHAPRLDSDGADLLTKLLQFEGRNRISADDAMKHPFFLSLGERIHKLPDTTSIFALKEIQLQKEASLRSSSMPDSGRPAFRVVDTEF comes from the exons ATGTGGGGCTGGTGCCAGAGGAACATGGCATCCTTTGGACGTGGCCGGGGTCGTGTCAGTGGTCCTGAGGTCCTGGGCAAGCCCCGTGCCCGACAGGTGGCTGGGTCCATCAGTGCCAGTGCAGTCGAGAATACCTGCTGTGAAGCCCTCTGCTCCCACAGTGAGGCTGCTCCCATAGAGGCCAGCACTTCATCAGTTCGGCCCTTTCCCTCAGCCAGCCACCCAAGCCGCAGTACCCAG GTCGCCATGGATCGGATGAAGAAGATCAAACGGCAGCTGTCAATGACACTCCGAGGGGGCCGAGGTGTAGACAAGACCAATGGTGCCCCTGAACAGATAGGCCTGGATGAgagtggcggcggcggcagtgatCTTGGAGAGGCCCCCACACGTGCTGCCCCTGGGGAACCTCGCTCTGGGCGGGGCCCACTCAGCTCTGCACCAG AGATTGTACACGAGGACTTGAAGATGGGGTCTGACGGGGAAAGTGACCAGGCTTCAGCCACGTCCTCGGATGAGGTGCAGTCACCAGTGAGGGTGCGCATGCGCAACCACCCCCCTCGCAAGATCTCCACTGAG GATATCAACAAGCGCCTGTCATTACCAGCCGACATCCGGCTGCCCGAGGGCTACCTTGAGAAGTTGACCCTCAATAGCCCCATCTTCGACAAGCCCCtcagccgccgcctccgccggGTCAGCCTG TCTGAGATCGGCTTTGGGAAACTGGAGACCTACATCAAGCTGGACAAGCTGGGAGAG GGTACCTATGCCACCGTCTACAAAGGCAAAAGCAAGCTCACAGACAACCTTGTGGCGCTCAAGGAGATCAGACTGGAACATGAAGAGGGGGCGCCCTGCACCGCCATCCGGGAAG TGTCCCTGCTCAAGGACCTCAAACATGCCAACATCGTCACGCTACACGACATTATCCACACAGAGAAGTCGCTCACCCTTGTCTTTGAGTACCTG GACAAGGACCTGAAGCAGTACCTGGATGACTGTGGGAACGTCATCAACATGCACAATGTGAAA CTGTTCCTGTTCCAGCTGCTCCGTGGCCTGGCCTACTGCCACCGGCAGAAGGTGCTACACCGAGACCTCAAGCCCCAGAACCTGCTCATCAATGAGAGAGGAGAGCTCAAGCTGGCCGACTTCG GCCTGGCCCGGGCCAAGTCAATTCCAACGAAGACCTACTCCAATGAGGTGGTAACGCTATGGTACCGGCCCCCCGACATCCTGCTCGGGTCCACGGACTACTCCACTCAGATTGACATGTG GGGTGTGGGCTGCATCTTCTATGAGATGGCCACAGGCCGGCCCCTCTTCCCGGGCTCCACGGTGGAGGAACAGCTGCACTTCATCTTCCGCATCTTGG GAACCCCAACTGAGGAGACGTGGCCAGGCATCCTGTCCAATGAAGAGTTCAAGACATACAACTACCCCAAGTACCGAGCCGAGGCCCTTTTGAGCCATGCACCCCG ACTTGACAGCGACGGGGCTGACCTCCTCACCAAGCTGCTGCAG TTTGAAGGTCGCAATCGGATCTCCGCAGACGACGCCATGAAACATCCATTCTTCCTCAGTCTGGGGGAGCGGATCCACAAACTTCCTGACA CTACTTCCATATTTGCACTAAAGGAGATCCAGCTACAAAAGGAGGCCAGCCTTCGGTCTTCGTCAATGCCTGACTCGG GCAGGCCAGCTTTCCGAGTGGTGGACACCGAGTTCTAA
- the CDK16 gene encoding cyclin-dependent kinase 16 isoform X4: MDRMKKIKRQLSMTLRGGRGVDKTNGAPEQIGLDESGGGGSDLGEAPTRAAPGEPRSGRGPLSSAPEIVHEDLKMGSDGESDQASATSSDEVQSPVRVRMRNHPPRKISTEDINKRLSLPADIRLPEGYLEKLTLNSPIFDKPLSRRLRRVSLSEIGFGKLETYIKLDKLGEGTYATVYKGKSKLTDNLVALKEIRLEHEEGAPCTAIREVSLLKDLKHANIVTLHDIIHTEKSLTLVFEYLDKDLKQYLDDCGNVINMHNVKLFLFQLLRGLAYCHRQKVLHRDLKPQNLLINERGELKLADFGLARAKSIPTKTYSNEVVTLWYRPPDILLGSTDYSTQIDMWGVGCIFYEMATGRPLFPGSTVEEQLHFIFRILGTPTEETWPGILSNEEFKTYNYPKYRAEALLSHAPRLDSDGADLLTKLLQFEGRNRISADDAMKHPFFLSLGERIHKLPDTTSIFALKEIQLQKEASLRSSSMPDSGRPAFRVVDTEF, encoded by the exons ATGGATCGGATGAAGAAGATCAAACGGCAGCTGTCAATGACACTCCGAGGGGGCCGAGGTGTAGACAAGACCAATGGTGCCCCTGAACAGATAGGCCTGGATGAgagtggcggcggcggcagtgatCTTGGAGAGGCCCCCACACGTGCTGCCCCTGGGGAACCTCGCTCTGGGCGGGGCCCACTCAGCTCTGCACCAG AGATTGTACACGAGGACTTGAAGATGGGGTCTGACGGGGAAAGTGACCAGGCTTCAGCCACGTCCTCGGATGAGGTGCAGTCACCAGTGAGGGTGCGCATGCGCAACCACCCCCCTCGCAAGATCTCCACTGAG GATATCAACAAGCGCCTGTCATTACCAGCCGACATCCGGCTGCCCGAGGGCTACCTTGAGAAGTTGACCCTCAATAGCCCCATCTTCGACAAGCCCCtcagccgccgcctccgccggGTCAGCCTG TCTGAGATCGGCTTTGGGAAACTGGAGACCTACATCAAGCTGGACAAGCTGGGAGAG GGTACCTATGCCACCGTCTACAAAGGCAAAAGCAAGCTCACAGACAACCTTGTGGCGCTCAAGGAGATCAGACTGGAACATGAAGAGGGGGCGCCCTGCACCGCCATCCGGGAAG TGTCCCTGCTCAAGGACCTCAAACATGCCAACATCGTCACGCTACACGACATTATCCACACAGAGAAGTCGCTCACCCTTGTCTTTGAGTACCTG GACAAGGACCTGAAGCAGTACCTGGATGACTGTGGGAACGTCATCAACATGCACAATGTGAAA CTGTTCCTGTTCCAGCTGCTCCGTGGCCTGGCCTACTGCCACCGGCAGAAGGTGCTACACCGAGACCTCAAGCCCCAGAACCTGCTCATCAATGAGAGAGGAGAGCTCAAGCTGGCCGACTTCG GCCTGGCCCGGGCCAAGTCAATTCCAACGAAGACCTACTCCAATGAGGTGGTAACGCTATGGTACCGGCCCCCCGACATCCTGCTCGGGTCCACGGACTACTCCACTCAGATTGACATGTG GGGTGTGGGCTGCATCTTCTATGAGATGGCCACAGGCCGGCCCCTCTTCCCGGGCTCCACGGTGGAGGAACAGCTGCACTTCATCTTCCGCATCTTGG GAACCCCAACTGAGGAGACGTGGCCAGGCATCCTGTCCAATGAAGAGTTCAAGACATACAACTACCCCAAGTACCGAGCCGAGGCCCTTTTGAGCCATGCACCCCG ACTTGACAGCGACGGGGCTGACCTCCTCACCAAGCTGCTGCAG TTTGAAGGTCGCAATCGGATCTCCGCAGACGACGCCATGAAACATCCATTCTTCCTCAGTCTGGGGGAGCGGATCCACAAACTTCCTGACA CTACTTCCATATTTGCACTAAAGGAGATCCAGCTACAAAAGGAGGCCAGCCTTCGGTCTTCGTCAATGCCTGACTCGG GCAGGCCAGCTTTCCGAGTGGTGGACACCGAGTTCTAA
- the CDK16 gene encoding cyclin-dependent kinase 16 isoform X2 has protein sequence MWGWCQRNMASFGRGRGRVSGPEVLGKPRARQVAGSISASAVENTCCEALCSHSEAAPIEASTSSVRPFPSASHPSRSTQVAMDRMKKIKRQLSMTLRGGRGVDKTNGAPEQIGLDESGGGGSDLGEAPTRAAPGEPRSGRGPLSSAPEIVHEDLKMGSDGESDQASATSSDEVQSPVRVRMRNHPPRKISTEDINKRLSLPADIRLPEGYLEKLTLNSPIFDKPLSRRLRRVSLSEIGFGKLETYIKLDKLGEGTYATVYKGKSKLTDNLVALKEIRLEHEEGAPCTAIREVSLLKDLKHANIVTLHDIIHTEKSLTLVFEYLDKDLKQYLDDCGNVINMHNVKLFLFQLLRGLAYCHRQKVLHRDLKPQNLLINERGELKLADFGLARAKSIPTKTYSNEVVTLWYRPPDILLGSTDYSTQIDMWGVGCIFYEMATGRPLFPGSTVEEQLHFIFRILGTPTEETWPGILSNEEFKTYNYPKSPCPCGRLDSDGADLLTKLLQFEGRNRISADDAMKHPFFLSLGERIHKLPDTTSIFALKEIQLQKEASLRSSSMPDSGRPAFRVVDTEF, from the exons ATGTGGGGCTGGTGCCAGAGGAACATGGCATCCTTTGGACGTGGCCGGGGTCGTGTCAGTGGTCCTGAGGTCCTGGGCAAGCCCCGTGCCCGACAGGTGGCTGGGTCCATCAGTGCCAGTGCAGTCGAGAATACCTGCTGTGAAGCCCTCTGCTCCCACAGTGAGGCTGCTCCCATAGAGGCCAGCACTTCATCAGTTCGGCCCTTTCCCTCAGCCAGCCACCCAAGCCGCAGTACCCAG GTCGCCATGGATCGGATGAAGAAGATCAAACGGCAGCTGTCAATGACACTCCGAGGGGGCCGAGGTGTAGACAAGACCAATGGTGCCCCTGAACAGATAGGCCTGGATGAgagtggcggcggcggcagtgatCTTGGAGAGGCCCCCACACGTGCTGCCCCTGGGGAACCTCGCTCTGGGCGGGGCCCACTCAGCTCTGCACCAG AGATTGTACACGAGGACTTGAAGATGGGGTCTGACGGGGAAAGTGACCAGGCTTCAGCCACGTCCTCGGATGAGGTGCAGTCACCAGTGAGGGTGCGCATGCGCAACCACCCCCCTCGCAAGATCTCCACTGAG GATATCAACAAGCGCCTGTCATTACCAGCCGACATCCGGCTGCCCGAGGGCTACCTTGAGAAGTTGACCCTCAATAGCCCCATCTTCGACAAGCCCCtcagccgccgcctccgccggGTCAGCCTG TCTGAGATCGGCTTTGGGAAACTGGAGACCTACATCAAGCTGGACAAGCTGGGAGAG GGTACCTATGCCACCGTCTACAAAGGCAAAAGCAAGCTCACAGACAACCTTGTGGCGCTCAAGGAGATCAGACTGGAACATGAAGAGGGGGCGCCCTGCACCGCCATCCGGGAAG TGTCCCTGCTCAAGGACCTCAAACATGCCAACATCGTCACGCTACACGACATTATCCACACAGAGAAGTCGCTCACCCTTGTCTTTGAGTACCTG GACAAGGACCTGAAGCAGTACCTGGATGACTGTGGGAACGTCATCAACATGCACAATGTGAAA CTGTTCCTGTTCCAGCTGCTCCGTGGCCTGGCCTACTGCCACCGGCAGAAGGTGCTACACCGAGACCTCAAGCCCCAGAACCTGCTCATCAATGAGAGAGGAGAGCTCAAGCTGGCCGACTTCG GCCTGGCCCGGGCCAAGTCAATTCCAACGAAGACCTACTCCAATGAGGTGGTAACGCTATGGTACCGGCCCCCCGACATCCTGCTCGGGTCCACGGACTACTCCACTCAGATTGACATGTG GGGTGTGGGCTGCATCTTCTATGAGATGGCCACAGGCCGGCCCCTCTTCCCGGGCTCCACGGTGGAGGAACAGCTGCACTTCATCTTCCGCATCTTGG GAACCCCAACTGAGGAGACGTGGCCAGGCATCCTGTCCAATGAAGAGTTCAAGACATACAACTACCCCAA GTCCCCTTGTCCTTGCGGTAGACTTGACAGCGACGGGGCTGACCTCCTCACCAAGCTGCTGCAG TTTGAAGGTCGCAATCGGATCTCCGCAGACGACGCCATGAAACATCCATTCTTCCTCAGTCTGGGGGAGCGGATCCACAAACTTCCTGACA CTACTTCCATATTTGCACTAAAGGAGATCCAGCTACAAAAGGAGGCCAGCCTTCGGTCTTCGTCAATGCCTGACTCGG GCAGGCCAGCTTTCCGAGTGGTGGACACCGAGTTCTAA
- the CDK16 gene encoding cyclin-dependent kinase 16 isoform X3 codes for MAVAMDRMKKIKRQLSMTLRGGRGVDKTNGAPEQIGLDESGGGGSDLGEAPTRAAPGEPRSGRGPLSSAPEIVHEDLKMGSDGESDQASATSSDEVQSPVRVRMRNHPPRKISTEDINKRLSLPADIRLPEGYLEKLTLNSPIFDKPLSRRLRRVSLSEIGFGKLETYIKLDKLGEGTYATVYKGKSKLTDNLVALKEIRLEHEEGAPCTAIREVSLLKDLKHANIVTLHDIIHTEKSLTLVFEYLDKDLKQYLDDCGNVINMHNVKLFLFQLLRGLAYCHRQKVLHRDLKPQNLLINERGELKLADFGLARAKSIPTKTYSNEVVTLWYRPPDILLGSTDYSTQIDMWGVGCIFYEMATGRPLFPGSTVEEQLHFIFRILGTPTEETWPGILSNEEFKTYNYPKYRAEALLSHAPRLDSDGADLLTKLLQFEGRNRISADDAMKHPFFLSLGERIHKLPDTTSIFALKEIQLQKEASLRSSSMPDSGRPAFRVVDTEF; via the exons ATGGCG GTCGCCATGGATCGGATGAAGAAGATCAAACGGCAGCTGTCAATGACACTCCGAGGGGGCCGAGGTGTAGACAAGACCAATGGTGCCCCTGAACAGATAGGCCTGGATGAgagtggcggcggcggcagtgatCTTGGAGAGGCCCCCACACGTGCTGCCCCTGGGGAACCTCGCTCTGGGCGGGGCCCACTCAGCTCTGCACCAG AGATTGTACACGAGGACTTGAAGATGGGGTCTGACGGGGAAAGTGACCAGGCTTCAGCCACGTCCTCGGATGAGGTGCAGTCACCAGTGAGGGTGCGCATGCGCAACCACCCCCCTCGCAAGATCTCCACTGAG GATATCAACAAGCGCCTGTCATTACCAGCCGACATCCGGCTGCCCGAGGGCTACCTTGAGAAGTTGACCCTCAATAGCCCCATCTTCGACAAGCCCCtcagccgccgcctccgccggGTCAGCCTG TCTGAGATCGGCTTTGGGAAACTGGAGACCTACATCAAGCTGGACAAGCTGGGAGAG GGTACCTATGCCACCGTCTACAAAGGCAAAAGCAAGCTCACAGACAACCTTGTGGCGCTCAAGGAGATCAGACTGGAACATGAAGAGGGGGCGCCCTGCACCGCCATCCGGGAAG TGTCCCTGCTCAAGGACCTCAAACATGCCAACATCGTCACGCTACACGACATTATCCACACAGAGAAGTCGCTCACCCTTGTCTTTGAGTACCTG GACAAGGACCTGAAGCAGTACCTGGATGACTGTGGGAACGTCATCAACATGCACAATGTGAAA CTGTTCCTGTTCCAGCTGCTCCGTGGCCTGGCCTACTGCCACCGGCAGAAGGTGCTACACCGAGACCTCAAGCCCCAGAACCTGCTCATCAATGAGAGAGGAGAGCTCAAGCTGGCCGACTTCG GCCTGGCCCGGGCCAAGTCAATTCCAACGAAGACCTACTCCAATGAGGTGGTAACGCTATGGTACCGGCCCCCCGACATCCTGCTCGGGTCCACGGACTACTCCACTCAGATTGACATGTG GGGTGTGGGCTGCATCTTCTATGAGATGGCCACAGGCCGGCCCCTCTTCCCGGGCTCCACGGTGGAGGAACAGCTGCACTTCATCTTCCGCATCTTGG GAACCCCAACTGAGGAGACGTGGCCAGGCATCCTGTCCAATGAAGAGTTCAAGACATACAACTACCCCAAGTACCGAGCCGAGGCCCTTTTGAGCCATGCACCCCG ACTTGACAGCGACGGGGCTGACCTCCTCACCAAGCTGCTGCAG TTTGAAGGTCGCAATCGGATCTCCGCAGACGACGCCATGAAACATCCATTCTTCCTCAGTCTGGGGGAGCGGATCCACAAACTTCCTGACA CTACTTCCATATTTGCACTAAAGGAGATCCAGCTACAAAAGGAGGCCAGCCTTCGGTCTTCGTCAATGCCTGACTCGG GCAGGCCAGCTTTCCGAGTGGTGGACACCGAGTTCTAA